From a region of the Paenibacillus sp. FSL R10-2734 genome:
- a CDS encoding helix-turn-helix transcriptional regulator, giving the protein MKIKNYTFWKNKEQFLLTEDIYPFWVFFAVQKGSFHYRIGNEEGIANEGSVISCPPGTPFYRQVIQPVTFHFIQCDFDETDLLHVKGIPLEGGKQSVTDKQRCVDTLTRLSQAHSDRLKAHLIFDLLFVCLTNHQAEPRHQTQDPLMNQAYALIRKQACQLSFQLKNIAAQLSLSPVQFTRRFQSAYQQTPISFVTTLRIEQAKQLLTDTHYTLDKIAENCGYDNSYYLSRMFKKTTKMSPSEYRKTHLL; this is encoded by the coding sequence ATGAAGATTAAAAATTACACTTTTTGGAAAAATAAAGAACAATTTTTATTAACCGAGGATATCTACCCGTTTTGGGTATTCTTCGCCGTTCAAAAAGGCTCTTTTCATTATCGAATAGGTAACGAAGAAGGGATTGCTAACGAAGGCTCCGTCATCTCCTGCCCTCCAGGCACTCCATTTTATAGACAAGTTATTCAACCAGTAACCTTTCACTTTATACAATGTGATTTCGATGAAACAGACCTGCTTCACGTAAAAGGCATCCCCTTAGAAGGAGGTAAGCAGTCCGTTACAGACAAACAGCGCTGTGTGGATACACTAACCCGGCTGTCACAGGCGCACAGCGATCGTTTAAAAGCTCATTTAATATTTGATTTATTATTTGTTTGTCTAACCAATCATCAGGCTGAACCGCGCCATCAGACACAGGATCCGCTTATGAATCAAGCGTATGCACTCATTCGCAAGCAAGCCTGTCAGCTTTCTTTTCAGCTCAAGAATATTGCTGCACAGCTTTCACTCTCACCCGTACAATTTACACGTCGTTTTCAAAGTGCTTATCAACAGACACCGATCTCCTTCGTCACAACGCTGCGAATCGAGCAAGCTAAACAGCTGCTTACCGATACACACTACACACTTGACAAAATTGCTGAAAACTGTGGTTATGACAACAGCTATTATTTGAGCAGAATGTTTAAGAAAACAACAAAAATGAGCCCTTCTGAATACAGA
- a CDS encoding FAD-dependent oxidoreductase — protein sequence MRLERKRTDITVIGGGLAGINAAIAAARLGKSVALIQNRPVLGGNSSSEVRVWVVGATSHGVHRYARENGIMGEMFLENQYTNPEGNPYYWDLVLLEMVRAEPNIELFLNTDVHEVEADGDAERRTIRTVTGWMMGSERKITFESDVFIDCTGDGLIGFLAGAQYRIGREARSEFQEDWAPEVADEITLGSTLLFYTKSMGRSVKFVPPSFAKDITKTSIPLRRVIKSGDNGCFYWWIEWGGEKDAVYDNEEIRDELWAVIYGIWDYIKNSGQFDSDDMMLEWVGSVPGKREYRRFVGNYMLNQNDILEQRQFDDRIAFGGWSIDLHPSKGVYAEEDGSKHLHSDGIYHIPFGSLYSVNVTNMLMAGRNISASHVAFGTTRVMATCGVIGEAAGTAAALCIEKQMEPRQLAEQAIGELQQVLLRQDAAVLGLRNQDNLDIARTAKVRASSEMKQLQTIDVGTNRELTTDAGLLIPIDPGMDSIEILLDCKRETILEAELYHTGLAENYVPAGLITTATVTVSSGERQWVTIPLSWHPEVSQNGFIVLKANDALAIYQAETPVTGVLAFVKQKDTPIVDPTLAVQPAQPVSEWSMKGINRNPYCFRVHAATASFAAEKVINGYRRPYGGPQIWVSEVLAANTIDPNTTTEQALNGKAWLELSWEKEVAVQQVHIIFNDDVNEDLINLHRHRTPFDVIPELVKDYRIEAMTEHGWEVICQITNNRMRKRVHQFPKQVNCTQLRLVVEQTNGSSRAEVIEIRVYE from the coding sequence ATGAGATTAGAACGGAAACGGACAGATATAACTGTGATTGGAGGCGGATTAGCAGGAATAAATGCGGCAATTGCTGCTGCCAGACTTGGGAAATCGGTTGCTCTTATTCAAAATCGTCCTGTTCTTGGCGGTAATTCCAGCAGTGAAGTGCGAGTGTGGGTAGTTGGTGCAACGAGTCACGGCGTTCATCGCTATGCCCGAGAAAATGGGATTATGGGTGAGATGTTTTTGGAGAATCAGTATACGAATCCGGAAGGCAACCCGTACTATTGGGATTTGGTATTGCTCGAAATGGTGCGTGCGGAACCTAATATTGAATTATTTTTGAATACGGATGTTCATGAAGTAGAGGCTGACGGGGATGCAGAACGGAGAACGATTCGCACGGTAACAGGATGGATGATGGGGTCAGAGCGTAAAATCACGTTTGAAAGTGATGTTTTCATAGATTGTACGGGGGATGGGTTGATCGGTTTTTTGGCGGGTGCTCAATATCGTATTGGCCGGGAGGCGAGATCAGAGTTTCAGGAGGATTGGGCACCGGAAGTTGCGGATGAAATTACGCTGGGAAGTACGTTGCTGTTCTATACGAAAAGCATGGGACGTTCGGTAAAATTTGTGCCGCCTAGCTTCGCTAAAGATATTACGAAAACGTCGATTCCGTTGCGTAGGGTCATTAAAAGCGGTGATAATGGCTGTTTCTATTGGTGGATTGAATGGGGCGGCGAGAAAGATGCCGTTTATGATAATGAAGAAATTCGCGATGAGCTATGGGCGGTTATATACGGTATATGGGATTATATTAAAAATTCTGGTCAATTCGATAGTGATGATATGATGCTAGAATGGGTTGGCTCAGTGCCTGGAAAACGGGAATATCGACGCTTTGTGGGCAATTATATGCTGAATCAGAATGATATTCTGGAGCAACGTCAATTTGATGATCGTATTGCGTTTGGTGGATGGTCCATTGATCTGCATCCTTCTAAAGGTGTATATGCGGAGGAGGATGGCTCCAAGCATTTGCATTCCGATGGCATCTATCATATCCCCTTTGGTAGTTTATACTCCGTCAACGTAACGAATATGTTGATGGCTGGCCGCAATATTAGTGCTTCTCATGTAGCCTTCGGTACTACACGTGTTATGGCTACCTGTGGTGTCATCGGCGAGGCAGCTGGGACAGCGGCAGCGCTTTGTATCGAGAAGCAGATGGAGCCGAGACAACTGGCTGAACAGGCGATTGGGGAGTTGCAGCAGGTATTGCTGCGTCAGGATGCAGCGGTATTAGGATTACGCAATCAGGATAATCTGGACATTGCACGTACAGCGAAAGTAAGAGCGTCCAGTGAAATGAAGCAATTGCAAACGATCGATGTAGGTACGAACAGAGAACTGACAACAGATGCTGGCTTGTTGATTCCGATAGATCCAGGTATGGACAGCATTGAAATTTTGCTTGATTGTAAGCGAGAGACTATTTTAGAGGCGGAGTTATACCATACAGGGCTTGCAGAAAATTATGTTCCGGCTGGGCTTATCACCACTGCTACGGTTACTGTGAGCAGCGGCGAACGCCAATGGGTAACGATTCCTTTAAGCTGGCATCCGGAAGTGAGCCAAAATGGTTTTATTGTGTTGAAGGCAAATGATGCACTTGCTATTTATCAGGCAGAAACCCCGGTGACAGGCGTATTAGCTTTCGTGAAGCAAAAGGATACACCAATAGTAGATCCAACGCTTGCAGTGCAGCCAGCTCAACCTGTTTCAGAATGGAGCATGAAGGGGATAAACCGTAATCCGTACTGCTTCCGAGTTCATGCAGCGACAGCTTCTTTTGCAGCAGAGAAAGTGATTAATGGGTACAGACGTCCTTATGGCGGACCACAAATATGGGTGTCGGAAGTGCTGGCTGCAAATACTATTGATCCAAATACTACTACTGAGCAGGCTCTAAATGGTAAGGCGTGGCTTGAGCTAAGCTGGGAAAAAGAGGTGGCTGTACAGCAGGTGCATATTATTTTTAATGATGATGTGAATGAAGATTTAATTAATTTGCACCGTCACCGTACACCATTTGATGTTATTCCTGAGCTGGTGAAGGATTATCGGATCGAGGCTATGACTGAGCATGGTTGGGAGGTAATATGCCAAATCACTAATAATCGTATGCGGAAACGTGTACATCAGTTTCCGAAGCAAGTAAATTGCACACAGCTACGCCTAGTCGTGGAGCAAACGAATGGTAGTTCTCGTGCTGAAGTAATAGAAATTAGAGTGTACGAATAA
- a CDS encoding NAD(P)/FAD-dependent oxidoreductase, protein MTHDCVIIGGGPAGLNAALVLGRARKSVVVIDEGRARNRVTRETHGFLTRDSISPSEFRRIAKEQISAYPSVAFADDTAISITGTDGDFQITTVQGQTYQSKKLLFSIGMKDLPMDIKGLSDVYGKSAFICPYCDGWELRDQPLVVIVKGADATHMAQVISGWTNNITICTNGSDDLTDAQREELQQHNIPVFTSPIQLIESNDGMVEQVVLKDGTSILCRGIFFRPKLTIGSDMPQAIGCEITEAGTVIVDNLGKTNVPGVYSAGDATTHLHQAIIAASMGSLAGVGINNELNGEKWNYV, encoded by the coding sequence ATGACTCATGATTGTGTAATTATAGGTGGAGGACCGGCAGGTCTAAATGCTGCTCTTGTACTAGGTAGGGCAAGAAAAAGTGTGGTTGTTATTGATGAAGGACGCGCACGTAATAGGGTTACTCGAGAAACGCATGGCTTTCTTACCAGAGATTCAATAAGTCCAAGTGAATTTAGGAGGATTGCAAAGGAGCAGATTAGTGCCTATCCATCCGTTGCTTTTGCGGATGATACCGCTATATCGATTACGGGAACTGATGGTGATTTTCAAATTACGACGGTTCAGGGTCAGACTTATCAAAGTAAAAAGCTGCTCTTTAGCATAGGAATGAAGGACCTCCCGATGGATATTAAGGGGCTCTCAGATGTATATGGTAAAAGCGCCTTTATCTGCCCCTATTGTGATGGATGGGAGCTAAGAGATCAGCCGCTTGTCGTAATTGTTAAGGGAGCCGATGCAACGCATATGGCCCAAGTGATATCAGGATGGACGAATAACATTACCATATGTACTAATGGATCTGATGACTTAACGGATGCACAGCGCGAGGAACTTCAACAACATAACATTCCTGTCTTTACTTCACCGATTCAGTTGATCGAATCTAATGACGGTATGGTGGAGCAAGTTGTTCTGAAGGATGGTACTAGTATCCTATGTAGGGGGATATTTTTCAGACCGAAGCTTACGATCGGATCAGATATGCCTCAAGCCATCGGTTGTGAAATCACAGAAGCTGGAACAGTCATCGTCGATAATCTCGGTAAAACGAACGTTCCTGGTGTTTATAGTGCCGGTGATGCAACGACACATCTTCATCAAGCGATTATTGCCGCTTCTATGGGCTCATTAGCTGGGGTGGGCATTAACAACGAATTGAATGGAGAGAAATGGAATTACGTATGA
- a CDS encoding isochorismatase family protein, producing the protein MDMQNLFLHDHMEKLNVSGACEYINHVSGLLRAKDQIVVHIQDMEGANEDTDPEARSVISEITVEPNDICLAKEFSNAFWKTDLEQLLREHGVEFVIIAGFAAEHCVTFTINGAQERGFQAAILQKGILSTQPDAITSIYRDRHMISYPVIEFLMETIA; encoded by the coding sequence ATTGATATGCAAAACCTTTTCTTACACGATCATATGGAGAAGTTAAATGTAAGTGGGGCTTGTGAATACATTAATCATGTGTCTGGGTTACTACGTGCCAAAGACCAAATCGTCGTCCATATACAAGACATGGAAGGGGCGAATGAGGACACGGATCCAGAAGCAAGAAGTGTTATTTCGGAAATTACAGTAGAACCCAATGACATCTGTCTGGCAAAAGAATTCTCTAATGCTTTTTGGAAAACGGATTTGGAGCAGCTGCTACGTGAACATGGCGTTGAGTTCGTTATTATTGCGGGCTTCGCCGCAGAACATTGTGTAACCTTTACTATTAACGGTGCACAAGAAAGAGGCTTTCAAGCGGCCATTTTACAAAAGGGTATCCTTAGCACACAGCCAGATGCTATTACCTCGATTTACCGTGATCGGCATATGATCTCTTACCCAGTGATCGAGTTCTTGATGGAGACCATTGCTTGA
- a CDS encoding helix-turn-helix transcriptional regulator: MLDLRKIGAYISKLRKDQDLTQLELADQLNVSHQAVSKWERGDSLPDIGTLPQFARLFGKTVDDILNAGDNAENREHPHLGTIVEEIAENRPEQVAKMVNTGEVEVEELVEVAPFVKASALHKVTEGLDSSVLKLDVIMRLAPFLGTGTLDELVRQVEEVEIVWNAITGLAPFVSSDTLSRLVDKSMDGSLEVHKLVEIAPFLESEHVDRLVQQAEEGSLSWHSIQGLAPFISRETLSSLVDRVADDTIDANTIISLAPFLGRENLENLIGGVEAEHLSPDLLASLAPFVDQGTLSRMVTSLLNKVK, translated from the coding sequence ATGCTCGACTTGCGTAAAATTGGAGCTTATATTTCGAAGCTTCGCAAAGATCAGGATCTGACCCAATTGGAACTTGCCGATCAACTGAATGTAAGTCATCAAGCGGTATCGAAATGGGAACGGGGCGACTCGCTACCGGATATCGGAACGCTTCCGCAGTTTGCGAGGTTATTCGGCAAAACGGTAGACGACATTTTAAATGCAGGAGACAATGCAGAAAATCGGGAGCACCCGCACCTAGGAACGATCGTAGAGGAGATCGCAGAGAACAGGCCGGAACAAGTTGCAAAGATGGTCAATACCGGTGAGGTGGAGGTGGAAGAGCTTGTAGAAGTAGCGCCGTTTGTAAAGGCAAGCGCTCTGCATAAGGTTACAGAAGGATTAGACAGCAGTGTCCTTAAGTTAGACGTGATCATGCGGCTGGCTCCGTTCCTTGGAACAGGTACATTGGATGAACTGGTTCGTCAGGTAGAAGAGGTCGAAATTGTATGGAATGCCATTACTGGACTCGCTCCGTTCGTCAGCAGCGACACATTAAGCCGACTGGTAGATAAATCGATGGACGGTTCCTTAGAAGTGCACAAACTTGTTGAAATTGCCCCGTTTCTTGAAAGCGAACATGTAGATCGGTTGGTACAACAAGCAGAAGAGGGCAGCTTGAGCTGGCATTCCATTCAAGGGCTGGCACCCTTTATTAGCAGAGAAACGTTAAGCTCCTTGGTAGACCGGGTTGCAGATGACACCATCGATGCGAACACGATCATAAGCCTCGCACCTTTTCTGGGCAGGGAAAATCTCGAGAATTTGATTGGTGGAGTCGAAGCTGAACATCTTAGCCCAGATCTGCTGGCAAGCCTTGCTCCTTTCGTCGATCAAGGGACATTGAGTAGAATGGTGACAAGCTTATTAAATAAAGTAAAGTAG
- a CDS encoding DUF2199 domain-containing protein, with product MKCPHCNNELSELPLCYGSEAPYYFYTVPEEKRTELIRDFCVIDEQHFFIRGHIEIPIIDSNEKFIWSVWVSLSEENFLKSNELLHVEGRETEKPYFGWLSTELSIYPITTLSLKTMVHTQEVGAVPLIELEQTNHPLAVEQKEGITMGRVKEIAHLINHSQ from the coding sequence ATGAAATGCCCTCACTGTAACAACGAATTAAGTGAGCTTCCTTTATGTTACGGAAGTGAAGCACCATATTATTTTTACACTGTACCAGAAGAGAAAAGAACAGAATTAATTAGAGATTTTTGTGTAATTGATGAACAGCATTTTTTTATTAGAGGACATATTGAAATACCCATAATTGATAGTAATGAGAAATTTATATGGAGTGTTTGGGTTTCTCTTAGCGAAGAAAACTTTTTGAAATCTAATGAATTATTGCACGTAGAAGGAAGGGAAACTGAAAAACCTTATTTTGGTTGGTTATCGACTGAACTTTCAATATATCCAATAACTACATTATCGTTAAAGACAATGGTACATACACAAGAAGTTGGTGCTGTTCCGTTAATAGAATTAGAACAAACGAATCATCCACTTGCAGTTGAACAAAAAGAAGGAATTACAATGGGGAGAGTTAAAGAAATTGCTCATTTAATAAATCATAGTCAGTAA
- a CDS encoding GNAT family N-acetyltransferase, whose product MSIYYASSKEDITKDALQELFLSVEWESGKYPNELLQAIGGSHSIVTAWEGGKLVGLINALSDGVLTVYFHYMLINPSYQSIGIGKEMMNIMLDRYKGCKTKVLISYPHAVDFYNKFGFNTEDGATPMFISDLI is encoded by the coding sequence GTGAGCATTTATTACGCTTCAAGCAAAGAGGATATCACTAAGGATGCACTCCAAGAGTTATTTCTTTCGGTAGAATGGGAGTCTGGCAAGTATCCAAACGAGCTTTTACAAGCAATCGGAGGGTCTCATTCAATTGTTACCGCTTGGGAAGGAGGGAAGCTTGTCGGTTTAATAAATGCTTTGTCAGATGGTGTTTTAACGGTATATTTTCATTATATGCTTATTAATCCGAGTTATCAGAGTATAGGTATAGGTAAGGAAATGATGAATATAATGCTTGATAGATATAAAGGGTGTAAAACAAAAGTATTAATTTCTTATCCTCATGCAGTGGATTTCTATAATAAATTTGGCTTTAATACAGAGGATGGAGCTACACCAATGTTTATCTCAGATTTGATATGA
- a CDS encoding SRPBCC domain-containing protein — protein MANIEHFQTVNVPASTVYEALTTAKGLSEIWTNELIVNDQIGCINEFRFGGEGLTKMRVDELVPDKKILWQCVDSDPEWIGTTISFDMKEKNGKTSIIFRQMNWEDVTAFYRVCNYNWAIFLYSLKQYCEEGEGLPYHKRKF, from the coding sequence ATGGCAAATATCGAGCACTTTCAGACAGTGAATGTTCCAGCTTCAACGGTATATGAGGCATTAACCACTGCAAAAGGACTTTCAGAAATATGGACAAATGAACTAATAGTCAATGATCAGATCGGTTGTATAAATGAGTTCCGATTCGGCGGCGAAGGCTTAACAAAGATGCGAGTTGATGAGCTTGTTCCCGATAAAAAGATTTTGTGGCAGTGTGTTGATTCAGATCCAGAATGGATAGGTACGACAATCTCTTTTGATATGAAGGAAAAAAACGGGAAGACTTCAATCATTTTTCGTCAGATGAATTGGGAGGATGTGACCGCATTTTATCGCGTATGTAATTATAACTGGGCTATTTTTTTGTACAGTCTTAAACAGTATTGCGAAGAAGGCGAGGGTCTTCCGTATCATAAACGGAAGTTTTAG
- a CDS encoding LURP-one-related family protein — MKQLYIKQKVFSLSGKFTVKNQQEQDVYYVEGSFMQIPKTFSIMNTTRDEIALITKKVFSFLPKFFVEVNGREVLTIKKEFSFFKARYTIDAADIEVHGNWWDMDFQVLQRGVVIGKVNKEWFTWGDSYKVQIFNEEMEAIMIAFVVAIDCVKADQATASSSATI; from the coding sequence ATGAAGCAACTTTATATAAAGCAGAAGGTATTCAGTCTAAGTGGTAAATTTACGGTAAAGAATCAGCAGGAGCAGGATGTCTATTATGTAGAGGGCAGTTTTATGCAAATACCAAAGACGTTCTCCATTATGAATACAACAAGAGATGAAATCGCACTTATTACGAAGAAGGTATTTAGTTTTTTACCGAAGTTTTTTGTTGAGGTCAATGGTCGAGAGGTGCTAACGATTAAGAAGGAGTTTTCTTTCTTTAAAGCACGATATACGATTGATGCGGCTGACATTGAGGTACATGGTAACTGGTGGGACATGGATTTTCAGGTCTTGCAGCGTGGTGTAGTCATAGGTAAAGTGAACAAGGAGTGGTTTACTTGGGGCGATAGCTACAAGGTTCAAATATTTAATGAGGAGATGGAGGCAATCATGATTGCGTTCGTTGTTGCAATTGATTGTGTAAAAGCTGACCAAGCAACTGCTTCCTCATCAGCGACGATTTAA
- a CDS encoding alpha-amylase family glycosyl hydrolase — MVRKQSRRFVSWLIIFSLIFSLFGFSGGASASNTDYTVSYTSSTASAVTLHWTTNNWANTTDTVMSKNGTTFTANLNVQEGATLIYCYHITAPTDSWDSNGGKNWTVVIPVAGKYEAESAALLGGTKVNTNHTGYSGTGFIDGYTTTGATTTFNVQSSAVGAYNATLHYANATGSAKKVSIYVNGAKVKQTTLANLANWDTWGDQAETLTLQAGNNTIAYKYDSDDTGNINIDYVTLSAAPTPTATATPTPTPTVTPTPTPTATPTPTPTVTPTPTPTATPTPTPTVTPTPTPTPTVTPTPTPTVTPTPTPTSAGLTVHFKKPANWSSSIRIHYWNLSPTTVPISGAWPGILMKSDGNDWYSFTISNATGASLIFNDGNGKQTADLSRSVKEGWYSADNGWSDANPEIPKIPVISVSLVPKTYDSAQTVKLSSLNSDDKIYYTTDGTTPTTASTLYTTPIQVAASMTIKAFGVNSISQVGSVGTFAYVIDLNLDLQAPTILANLPVGNSTSAVTVSFNIKDNKAATTTAYYTDNGTEPTTNSNLYISGNALTALAGPSILINKTTTLKFLVVDDAGNETKQSFVYTIGNKGDFREDTIYFVITSRFYDGDPSNNVHSWEDTKAGNPDSDPAWRGDFKGLIQKLDYIKALGFSAIWITPVVQNASGYDYHGYHAINFSKVDPRYESAGASYQELINAAHAKGIKVIQDVVVNHTGNFGEENLLPMFKKDPTAADTVNNMIKITDKLPANYDTMTPDQQYQARLAIMKNAETNNNIYHTEKSLSWESYTVQTGQIAGDAVDLNTENPAVNQYLIDSYNQYIDMGVDAFRVDTVKHVSRYIFNKYYVPAWKTRGGSNFFVFGEVATRYRDVWNSGIPAISTPFYTWKSSKAYPGDGQNDYASNKLSVEQEWADNSTTVGQPTSNNAFLIGNNYHAPDYSMKSGMDVIDFPMHWAFKTAQEAFSMKSGDQFYNDATWNVTYIDSHDYAPDQAPENQRFAGTQDTWAENLALMFTFRGIPAIYYGSEVEFKKGSVIDVGPNAPLSSTGRAYFGDQIEGSVTVQDYGKYTNATGTLADALNYPLAKHIRQLNLIRRAVPALQKGQYSTENVSGDLAFKRRYTDSSKGIDSFALVTISGNATFTGIPNGTYVDAVTGDTKTVTNGTITLVCSGKGNARVYVLNGSGGIGVTGTYLK, encoded by the coding sequence TTGGTACGAAAACAATCTAGGCGGTTTGTTTCTTGGTTGATCATTTTTTCGCTTATCTTTAGTTTATTTGGTTTTTCCGGCGGGGCTTCAGCCAGTAACACTGATTATACAGTCTCCTATACAAGCTCCACAGCATCTGCTGTAACACTGCATTGGACCACGAATAACTGGGCGAATACCACGGACACGGTCATGTCAAAAAATGGAACTACATTTACGGCTAACCTCAATGTTCAGGAGGGTGCCACACTCATTTATTGTTATCACATCACGGCTCCGACGGATAGTTGGGACAGCAACGGAGGGAAGAACTGGACGGTTGTTATTCCGGTTGCTGGGAAATACGAAGCTGAGAGCGCAGCCTTGTTAGGTGGCACAAAAGTAAATACGAATCACACCGGATATTCTGGCACCGGTTTTATTGATGGATACACAACGACAGGAGCAACAACTACTTTCAATGTGCAGTCTTCCGCTGTGGGTGCCTATAATGCTACGCTCCACTACGCCAATGCGACCGGCAGTGCCAAGAAAGTTTCCATTTATGTGAATGGAGCAAAGGTGAAACAGACAACTCTGGCGAACTTGGCAAATTGGGATACATGGGGAGACCAAGCAGAAACACTCACCTTACAGGCAGGCAATAACACGATTGCTTATAAATATGACTCGGACGACACCGGAAATATTAATATCGACTATGTGACTCTTTCGGCCGCGCCTACTCCAACGGCTACTGCAACTCCTACGCCAACGCCAACAGTGACCCCTACACCAACGCCAACCGCAACTCCTACACCAACACCAACAGTAACTCCTACACCAACGCCAACAGCAACTCCTACACCAACGCCAACCGTAACTCCTACGCCAACACCAACACCAACAGTAACTCCTACACCAACACCAACAGTAACTCCTACACCAACGCCAACTTCGGCTGGCTTAACGGTTCATTTTAAGAAACCAGCAAACTGGAGCTCATCGATTCGAATCCATTATTGGAACTTAAGTCCGACAACGGTTCCAATAAGCGGAGCTTGGCCAGGAATTCTGATGAAATCGGATGGAAATGACTGGTACAGCTTTACCATTTCTAACGCCACCGGTGCAAGTCTTATCTTTAATGATGGCAACGGCAAACAGACGGCTGACTTGTCCCGCAGTGTAAAAGAGGGCTGGTATTCCGCGGATAACGGGTGGTCTGACGCTAATCCGGAAATTCCGAAGATTCCCGTGATTTCAGTCTCGTTAGTGCCGAAAACATATGATTCTGCACAAACCGTGAAGCTTTCCAGTCTCAATAGCGATGATAAAATTTACTACACGACAGACGGGACGACACCTACGACAGCTTCTACCTTGTACACCACTCCAATTCAAGTAGCAGCTTCTATGACTATCAAGGCTTTTGGTGTTAACTCCATCAGTCAAGTAGGAAGTGTAGGCACTTTCGCTTATGTTATTGATCTAAATCTCGACCTGCAAGCCCCAACAATTCTAGCGAATTTGCCTGTTGGGAATTCAACCTCTGCAGTTACCGTCTCTTTTAATATCAAAGATAACAAAGCGGCAACGACCACCGCATATTACACGGATAATGGTACGGAACCAACTACCAATTCAAATCTTTATATCTCAGGCAATGCTTTAACTGCTCTAGCAGGTCCGTCCATTCTTATTAATAAGACAACTACACTGAAATTTCTGGTGGTCGACGATGCCGGAAATGAAACGAAACAGAGCTTTGTCTACACGATTGGAAATAAAGGCGATTTCCGGGAAGACACCATTTATTTCGTGATTACTTCTCGTTTCTATGATGGTGATCCGAGTAACAATGTGCATTCATGGGAGGATACCAAGGCAGGAAATCCGGATTCAGACCCAGCTTGGAGAGGTGACTTTAAGGGACTGATTCAAAAGCTCGATTACATCAAAGCGCTCGGATTCAGCGCCATTTGGATTACGCCAGTTGTGCAGAATGCCAGCGGATATGATTATCATGGCTACCATGCGATTAATTTTTCCAAAGTAGATCCAAGGTATGAATCAGCAGGAGCTTCTTATCAGGAATTGATCAATGCGGCTCATGCCAAAGGCATAAAGGTCATTCAGGATGTCGTGGTGAATCATACCGGTAATTTTGGAGAAGAGAATCTGTTACCTATGTTCAAAAAAGATCCAACTGCAGCGGACACCGTGAATAATATGATCAAAATTACGGATAAACTGCCAGCTAACTATGATACTATGACCCCTGATCAGCAATATCAGGCAAGACTCGCAATAATGAAAAATGCGGAGACCAACAATAACATTTACCATACCGAAAAAAGTCTTTCCTGGGAATCTTACACCGTACAGACAGGACAGATTGCAGGAGACGCAGTGGACTTGAACACGGAGAATCCTGCGGTTAATCAGTATCTAATCGACAGCTATAATCAATATATCGATATGGGTGTTGATGCTTTCCGGGTCGATACTGTGAAGCATGTGAGCCGGTATATTTTTAACAAATACTATGTTCCTGCTTGGAAAACAAGAGGGGGCTCAAACTTCTTTGTCTTTGGTGAAGTGGCCACTCGGTACAGAGATGTGTGGAACAGTGGGATTCCGGCGATATCGACCCCATTCTATACATGGAAAAGCTCGAAAGCCTATCCAGGGGATGGACAAAATGATTATGCCTCCAACAAGTTATCAGTGGAACAAGAGTGGGCAGATAACTCTACTACGGTAGGACAGCCAACCTCTAACAATGCTTTTTTAATAGGTAATAATTATCACGCGCCGGACTATTCGATGAAATCGGGTATGGACGTTATTGACTTTCCGATGCATTGGGCGTTCAAGACTGCACAGGAAGCATTCAGTATGAAGAGTGGTGATCAATTCTATAACGATGCTACCTGGAATGTAACTTACATTGATTCTCATGACTATGCACCTGACCAAGCACCAGAAAATCAACGATTTGCAGGGACACAAGACACCTGGGCTGAGAATCTTGCTCTGATGTTCACTTTCCGAGGAATACCTGCGATCTACTATGGTTCTGAAGTTGAATTCAAAAAGGGATCAGTCATCGATGTAGGTCCAAATGCTCCTCTTAGCTCAACGGGGCGCGCTTACTTCGGAGATCAAATTGAGGGTAGTGTTACTGTTCAAGATTACGGTAAATATACAAATGCTACCGGCACACTTGCGGACGCATTGAATTATCCTTTGGCCAAACATATCAGACAACTCAACTTAATCAGAAGGGCTGTTCCAGCCTTGCAAAAAGGCCAGTATTCCACAGAGAACGTATCTGGTGATTTGGCATTTAAAAGAAGATACACCGACAGCTCCAAGGGCATTGATAGCTTTGCATTAGTTACGATCTCAGGCAATGCGACATTTACCGGAATTCCGAATGGAACTTACGTGGATGCAGTGACTGGCGATACCAAAACTGTTACTAACGGTACCATCACTCTGGTATGCTCCGGAAAAGGAAATGCGAGAGTTTATGTGTTGAACGGTAGCGGTGGAATTGGAGTGACAGGTACCTACCTGAAGTAA